A region from the Paenarthrobacter aurescens genome encodes:
- a CDS encoding peptidoglycan D,D-transpeptidase FtsI family protein, with protein MNQAIRSSWMAAVAMFALIFGAISYVQVIGADDLNANPWNQRAVLASFCNERGSIIVAGKPVVESVPGTESCAFQRKYNQPELYAGITGYFSKFFGSSGLEQSMGETLAGNSDQLFLDRMSQMFLGKEPKGASVELTLDPALQQLAMDLIPEGQRGSIVVTNPKTGAILAMASKPTYDPNLIATHDKTTADANYAQLLEIPGINLNQSVSGPTGNLLSPGSVFKLIDTAAALNSGKYNKDSELPNPSSLPLPGSSASLPNYAGGNCNVRETASFAFALEQSCNTPFASIALDLGQDAIREQAQKFGFGQDFGNQLNLPSATSVFPEDLDQAQLAQSSVGQRDVKATPLQINTMTAAIANGGVQMKPNLVEAVRAPDLRVINEPKPETLRTSTTQPIANQITEWMTSAVDNGIARGAAVPGVKVAGKTGTAELGDSGLNNSWFTGFAPANDPQVAVTIVMESVDVLTGAQLTSPNAKKIFEAVLNK; from the coding sequence ATGAACCAGGCTATTCGCAGCAGCTGGATGGCTGCCGTCGCCATGTTCGCGTTGATCTTCGGCGCCATCAGTTACGTTCAGGTGATTGGCGCCGATGACCTCAATGCCAACCCCTGGAACCAGCGCGCAGTGTTGGCGTCCTTCTGCAACGAGCGCGGCTCCATCATTGTGGCCGGCAAGCCCGTGGTTGAGTCGGTGCCCGGAACTGAGTCCTGCGCCTTCCAGCGCAAGTACAACCAGCCGGAGCTGTACGCAGGAATCACGGGATACTTCTCCAAGTTCTTCGGCTCCAGTGGCCTGGAACAGTCCATGGGCGAAACCCTGGCAGGTAATTCCGATCAGCTGTTCCTGGATCGCATGAGTCAGATGTTCCTTGGTAAGGAGCCCAAGGGCGCCTCCGTGGAATTGACCTTGGACCCTGCCCTCCAGCAGTTGGCCATGGACCTCATTCCTGAAGGCCAGCGAGGCTCCATTGTGGTGACCAACCCCAAGACGGGTGCCATCCTGGCCATGGCTTCCAAGCCGACGTACGATCCCAACCTGATTGCCACCCATGACAAAACCACGGCAGACGCGAATTACGCTCAGCTGCTGGAGATTCCCGGCATCAATCTCAACCAAAGCGTCAGCGGTCCCACGGGCAACCTGCTCTCTCCCGGCTCGGTGTTCAAACTGATTGACACCGCTGCTGCGTTGAACTCAGGCAAGTACAACAAGGACAGTGAGCTGCCCAACCCCAGCAGCCTGCCTTTGCCCGGATCAAGTGCCAGCTTGCCCAACTACGCCGGCGGTAACTGCAACGTCCGCGAGACGGCGTCGTTCGCCTTTGCCTTGGAGCAGTCGTGCAACACGCCCTTTGCGAGCATCGCACTTGACCTCGGCCAGGACGCCATTCGGGAACAGGCTCAAAAATTTGGTTTCGGGCAGGACTTCGGAAATCAGCTCAACCTTCCGTCTGCCACCAGCGTCTTCCCGGAAGACCTGGACCAGGCGCAGTTGGCCCAGTCCTCTGTGGGTCAGCGCGACGTCAAGGCCACGCCGCTTCAGATCAACACGATGACGGCGGCCATCGCCAACGGTGGGGTACAGATGAAACCCAACCTGGTTGAGGCCGTCCGCGCGCCGGATCTCCGCGTCATCAATGAGCCCAAGCCTGAGACGCTCCGCACCAGCACCACGCAGCCCATCGCAAACCAGATCACTGAGTGGATGACCAGTGCTGTGGACAATGGCATTGCCAGGGGTGCAGCCGTTCCCGGCGTCAAGGTGGCCGGTAAAACGGGCACCGCCGAGCTCGGCGATTCAGGTTTGAACAATTCATGGTTTACCGGGTTCGCCCCGGCAAACGACCCACAAGTAGCCGTCACCATTGTCATGGAGAGTGTGGACGTGCTAACCGGGGCCCAGCTAACCAGTCCGAACGCAAAGAAGATTTTTGAGGCGGTGTTGAATAAGTGA
- a CDS encoding FtsW/RodA/SpoVE family cell cycle protein produces MIQTETAPKPRRNVELVLIVLALSVGIGASALVSINSEVGLDSDFWFQSSLLAVAAFAFHIVLRLRAKYADPVILPIVVALNGLGLALIHRMDGPADDTGNNQLRWTLIAMAVSIAVIWFLKDHRILRRFTYISLAVSAFLLVLPLIPGISAGEILGARVWIRVGPMTFQPGEIAKITLAIFFAGYLSSNRDLILLAGRKIGPMQFPRFKDLGPMITAWLVSIGVLVFQRDLGSSILFFGLFIVMIYVATSRISWVVIGLLLILGGGFIASQIFSHVAFRIDSWINAFTPEVFGRSPGGSGQIVEGLFGMADGGLVGTGLGEGRPDLVPFANSDMIVALIGEELGLIGLFAVVMLYMLLFTRGFRAALGTRDAFGKLLACGLSFAIALQCFVVIGGVTRLIPLTGLTTPFLAAGGSSLLANWIIVGLLLMISNTARGPVDTTPMVNKPPASSSTPDTRKPATGQTPSAPTEAVKQQ; encoded by the coding sequence ATGATTCAGACTGAGACAGCCCCCAAACCCCGCCGCAACGTAGAGCTGGTGCTGATTGTCCTGGCCCTTTCCGTTGGAATCGGTGCCAGCGCCTTGGTGAGCATCAACTCAGAAGTCGGGCTGGACAGCGATTTCTGGTTCCAGTCCAGCCTCTTGGCGGTTGCAGCATTCGCATTCCACATTGTCCTGCGACTCCGTGCGAAGTATGCGGATCCGGTAATACTTCCTATAGTGGTAGCGCTTAACGGGCTCGGCCTGGCCTTGATTCACCGGATGGACGGTCCCGCGGACGACACTGGCAACAACCAGCTCCGTTGGACACTCATTGCCATGGCAGTCTCCATTGCCGTGATCTGGTTCCTCAAGGATCACCGGATCCTGCGCCGTTTCACCTATATCTCCTTGGCGGTCAGTGCTTTCCTGCTGGTCCTTCCTTTGATCCCGGGAATCTCGGCGGGCGAAATCCTAGGTGCCCGCGTGTGGATCCGGGTGGGACCCATGACGTTCCAGCCCGGTGAAATCGCCAAGATTACCCTGGCCATATTCTTCGCAGGGTATCTTTCCTCCAACAGGGATCTCATCCTCTTGGCGGGGCGGAAGATCGGGCCCATGCAGTTCCCGCGGTTCAAGGACCTGGGGCCCATGATCACCGCCTGGCTGGTGAGCATTGGCGTGCTCGTGTTCCAGCGCGACCTCGGATCCTCCATCCTCTTCTTCGGCCTGTTCATCGTGATGATTTACGTGGCCACCAGCCGGATCTCCTGGGTGGTCATTGGCCTGCTCCTTATTCTGGGCGGCGGCTTCATCGCCTCCCAGATCTTCTCCCACGTTGCCTTCCGGATCGATAGCTGGATCAATGCCTTCACGCCGGAGGTCTTCGGCAGGTCTCCTGGCGGTAGCGGGCAGATCGTGGAGGGCTTGTTCGGCATGGCCGACGGCGGGCTGGTTGGTACCGGCCTCGGCGAAGGCAGGCCGGACCTGGTGCCTTTCGCCAACAGCGACATGATTGTGGCCCTCATTGGTGAAGAGCTCGGCTTGATTGGCCTCTTCGCCGTGGTGATGCTTTACATGCTGCTCTTTACCCGTGGCTTCCGCGCAGCTTTGGGTACCCGGGATGCTTTTGGAAAGCTCCTTGCCTGCGGCTTGTCCTTTGCCATCGCCCTGCAGTGCTTCGTAGTGATTGGTGGCGTCACACGGCTCATCCCGTTGACCGGCCTCACCACTCCGTTCCTCGCTGCCGGCGGTTCTTCGCTTCTGGCCAACTGGATCATCGTTGGCCTGCTGCTCATGATTTCCAACACGGCCCGTGGCCCGGTGGACACCACCCCCATGGTCAACAAACCGCCGGCAAGCAGCAGCACGCCGGACACCCGTAAACCGGCAACAGGACAGACACCCAGCGCACCAACAGAGGCGGTGAAGCAACAATGA
- a CDS encoding PP2C family serine/threonine-protein phosphatase yields the protein MASPETPKGQEKPAERPLIMRYAARSDVGRIRSKNDDSAYVGRHLAVVADGMGGHAGGDVASASTVLDMIHLDHDDYPEGADTVLADEIQTANSLLSELVHQNPKLSGMGTTVTALLLEGRKLHFAHIGDSRAYRLRNKKFEQVSIDHTFVQRLIDEGRLRPEEAETHPHKNVLMRVLGDVDASPELDLDVLDVEPGERWLLCSDGLNYVAGHVVERMVRETKDLRECAEILVDLTLEAGAPDNVTVVMLEIAEETDDDVNTAAVDVVPAAALAAADEPETVTATKSADDVAADKGAEHSTAESKAKAARQADAGSSFSSGDPDRKQDGAEDASSDESTEPPATTDPHLGEHLSAEVLREELASRPHELVGAAATAAETGSIPTVAGRTVARRAATVLTHKAEQDRVDVEEPPRQRGRWLMPAVAAVVVLGVVVGLWLGYAWTQTRYYVGEYDQRVAIFNGISQRLGPIQLSRLEAVTDIRVDSLPEYGQQSVRQTVPAGDLDGAQDIVENLRSTGSASANCPSPSPTATATASATATPAPTASVPIPSTAAVGTPTPSPAPTPCEAAK from the coding sequence ATGGCCTCCCCCGAGACCCCCAAAGGCCAGGAAAAGCCTGCGGAGCGCCCGCTGATCATGCGCTACGCCGCTCGTTCCGACGTCGGACGGATCCGCTCCAAGAATGACGACTCCGCATATGTGGGCCGTCATCTTGCTGTGGTGGCCGACGGCATGGGCGGTCACGCCGGCGGCGATGTAGCTTCCGCTTCAACGGTTCTGGACATGATCCACCTTGATCATGACGATTATCCGGAGGGCGCGGACACCGTCCTGGCCGACGAGATCCAGACCGCCAATTCCCTTCTTTCCGAGCTGGTGCACCAGAACCCCAAGCTTTCGGGCATGGGCACCACCGTTACCGCCCTGCTTCTGGAGGGCCGCAAACTTCACTTCGCCCACATTGGTGACTCGCGCGCCTACCGTCTGCGCAACAAGAAGTTTGAGCAGGTCAGCATTGACCACACGTTCGTGCAGCGGCTCATTGACGAGGGCCGGCTCCGCCCGGAGGAAGCCGAAACACACCCGCACAAGAACGTCCTGATGCGCGTCCTCGGCGACGTCGACGCCAGCCCTGAACTGGATCTGGACGTCCTGGATGTTGAGCCCGGCGAACGCTGGCTGCTCTGCTCCGATGGGCTCAACTACGTAGCAGGCCACGTGGTGGAACGCATGGTCCGTGAGACCAAGGACCTGCGCGAATGTGCTGAAATCCTGGTAGACCTAACGCTGGAAGCAGGCGCCCCGGACAACGTCACCGTAGTGATGTTGGAGATTGCGGAGGAGACCGACGACGACGTCAACACGGCCGCCGTCGACGTCGTTCCGGCAGCGGCGCTTGCCGCAGCAGACGAGCCCGAGACAGTCACAGCCACCAAGTCCGCCGATGACGTAGCCGCGGACAAGGGAGCAGAGCACAGCACAGCCGAGTCTAAGGCTAAAGCGGCGCGCCAGGCCGATGCTGGCTCGTCTTTCAGTTCCGGGGATCCGGACCGCAAACAAGACGGCGCTGAGGATGCATCCTCTGATGAGTCCACGGAACCGCCTGCCACCACCGACCCCCATCTAGGTGAGCACTTATCTGCGGAAGTGCTGCGCGAGGAATTGGCCAGCAGGCCCCACGAACTTGTAGGTGCAGCAGCAACTGCTGCTGAAACAGGCTCCATTCCGACTGTTGCCGGCCGCACTGTGGCGCGGAGGGCAGCAACCGTCCTTACGCATAAGGCTGAGCAGGACCGTGTTGACGTGGAAGAGCCGCCCCGTCAACGCGGGCGTTGGTTGATGCCTGCAGTCGCGGCCGTGGTTGTGCTGGGGGTAGTTGTGGGCCTGTGGCTCGGCTATGCCTGGACGCAGACACGCTATTACGTGGGCGAATACGATCAGCGGGTCGCCATTTTCAACGGGATCTCCCAGCGGCTCGGCCCCATTCAGCTTTCCCGGCTGGAAGCAGTTACCGATATCAGGGTGGATTCATTGCCGGAATACGGCCAACAGAGCGTACGCCAGACCGTACCTGCGGGTGATCTGGACGGTGCACAGGACATTGTTGAGAACCTGCGGAGCACCGGAAGCGCTTCCGCCAACTGCCCAAGCCCTTCACCCACGGCTACCGCCACAGCGTCGGCAACTGCTACGCCGGCTCCCACCGCCTCTGTGCCTATTCCCAGTACGGCTGCAGTTGGTACCCCCACTCCTTCGCCCGCTCCGACTCCCTGTGAGGCGGCTAAATGA
- a CDS encoding FHA domain-containing protein gives MSELTITALRFGFLLLLWVLIFSIVTTMRRDFQIGRKAVTGVPTAREVRKHPELAASPPPAIQHARTLVVTEGPLKGTTVPLAASPILLGRAQEATLVLEDDYASGRHARLFPQGSRWFIEDLGSTNGTYLADQQLTRALPVELGVPVRIGKTVIELRP, from the coding sequence ATCAGCGAACTGACAATCACAGCGCTTCGCTTCGGCTTCCTTCTTCTGTTGTGGGTTCTGATTTTCAGCATCGTCACCACCATGCGCCGCGACTTCCAGATCGGCCGCAAGGCAGTTACTGGAGTCCCCACGGCACGCGAAGTCCGGAAGCACCCGGAACTTGCGGCATCGCCACCACCGGCAATCCAGCACGCACGCACGCTGGTGGTCACTGAGGGGCCGCTCAAGGGCACCACGGTTCCCCTGGCTGCAAGCCCCATCTTGCTGGGCCGCGCGCAGGAAGCCACTCTTGTCCTTGAGGACGATTACGCCTCCGGCCGGCACGCGCGACTCTTTCCGCAGGGCAGCCGCTGGTTCATCGAGGACCTGGGCTCCACCAACGGCACCTACCTGGCCGATCAACAGCTCACCCGCGCCTTGCCGGTTGAGCTTGGCGTCCCCGTGAGAATCGGCAAGACGGTCATTGAATTGAGGCCGTAG
- a CDS encoding DUF3662 and FHA domain-containing protein, translated as MGLLDKVERGIEKAVRNVFSTGSRARVEPVEIASKLRRELDNKSITIAAGRTLAPNVFDVLLSDEDFARAQEWGTPLAEELCDVVIQHVRSQGYTLQGAVRISFRRNDEERAGHFEIASRTEKSSGDAPQAPPAPRSNVPAAPARQPTRLQPVLDIGGQRYSLNARSVVLGRSSEADILVDDTGVSRKHLEIRTENGSTWAVDLGSTNGSYVNGHKVNGSVELTDGSTITMGRTKIIFRLLPQTPGGHA; from the coding sequence ATGGGTTTGCTGGACAAAGTCGAGCGTGGCATTGAAAAGGCCGTCCGTAACGTCTTCTCCACGGGGTCGCGGGCACGTGTTGAACCGGTGGAGATTGCCAGCAAGCTGAGGCGCGAGTTGGACAACAAGTCCATCACCATCGCTGCCGGGCGAACGCTGGCTCCCAACGTTTTTGATGTCCTGCTCAGTGATGAGGACTTTGCCCGGGCCCAGGAATGGGGAACCCCCTTGGCGGAGGAACTGTGCGACGTCGTGATCCAGCACGTCCGCAGCCAGGGCTACACACTCCAAGGCGCGGTCCGCATTTCGTTCCGTCGCAATGACGAAGAGCGTGCCGGACATTTCGAGATCGCTTCCCGGACCGAGAAATCGTCCGGTGATGCTCCGCAAGCACCACCAGCTCCCCGGTCCAATGTTCCGGCGGCACCGGCACGGCAACCCACCCGCCTCCAGCCGGTGCTGGACATAGGTGGCCAGCGCTATTCCCTCAATGCACGGTCAGTGGTCTTGGGCCGCTCCTCGGAAGCCGACATCCTGGTGGATGACACCGGCGTTTCACGGAAGCACCTTGAGATCCGCACTGAGAATGGCAGCACTTGGGCCGTTGATCTCGGCTCCACCAACGGCAGTTACGTTAACGGACATAAAGTGAACGGCAGCGTAGAGCTCACAGACGGCTCAACCATCACGATGGGACGTACCAAGATCATTTTCCGCCTCCTCCCCCAAACCCCGGGTGGCCACGCGTGA
- a CDS encoding FadR/GntR family transcriptional regulator: protein MSRNLTADLAADLRNRIVDGAIQPGEKLPSENTLISEFGVSRTVVRSALTRLQAEGLVETERGRGSFALTPPADGPVPAPGTRAVGSVEERLQMLDFRIGVETEAAALAAKNHTERQLKAVHGALEQFTASSGHPAHSMKADFEFHRAVAAATGNPFYTDCISALGQTMITMPRPRLVAGDEEDSRSRFEQVVHEHSSIYAAISEGDPLAAAAAMRLHLSNSRRRFTGSARS from the coding sequence ATGAGCCGAAACCTGACCGCGGATCTCGCCGCCGACCTTCGCAACCGCATCGTCGACGGCGCCATTCAGCCAGGGGAGAAGCTTCCCAGCGAAAACACGCTCATCAGCGAGTTCGGAGTGAGCAGGACCGTGGTCAGGTCCGCCCTGACCCGCTTGCAGGCTGAGGGGCTAGTGGAAACCGAACGTGGGCGGGGCAGCTTCGCACTGACCCCGCCGGCCGACGGACCCGTTCCTGCGCCGGGGACACGTGCCGTTGGCAGCGTGGAGGAGCGGCTGCAGATGCTCGACTTCCGGATCGGCGTCGAGACTGAAGCCGCAGCACTGGCCGCGAAGAACCACACAGAACGGCAGCTCAAGGCCGTGCACGGCGCCCTGGAGCAGTTCACCGCGAGCTCAGGCCACCCTGCTCACTCCATGAAGGCCGACTTCGAGTTCCACCGCGCAGTCGCCGCCGCCACGGGCAACCCCTTCTATACGGACTGCATCTCGGCACTGGGCCAAACCATGATCACCATGCCGCGCCCGCGCCTGGTCGCAGGTGATGAGGAGGATTCGCGCAGCCGCTTCGAACAAGTGGTGCATGAGCACTCCTCTATATACGCAGCAATTTCGGAGGGCGATCCCCTGGCTGCCGCAGCCGCCATGCGCCTTCACCTGAGCAATTCACGACGCCGGTTCACGGGTTCAGCGCGCAGCTGA
- a CDS encoding L-talarate/galactarate dehydratase encodes MSTVDLIRHVKLSTARLPLTVPISDAKVFTGRQKPMTEVVFLFAEITTEQGHSGLGFSYSKRAGGPAQYAHAKEVAEGIIGEDPNDIGKIYTKLLWAGASVGRSGVATQALAAIDIALYDLKAKRAGLPLAKLLGSYRDSVQTYNTSGGFLNATLDEVKERATRSLDEGIGGIKIKVGLPDSKEDLRRVAGVREHIGWDVPLMVDANQQWDRATALRMGRQLEEFNLIWIEEPLDAYDFEGHAHLAQVLDTPIATGEMLASVAEHKGLINANSCDIIQPDAPRVGGITQFLRLAALADERGLGLAPHFAMEIHLHLAAAYPREPWVEHFDWLDPLFEERLETKNGRMIVPDRPGLGVTLSNQARVWTTESVEFGA; translated from the coding sequence ATGAGCACCGTAGATCTCATTCGCCACGTCAAACTATCCACGGCACGTTTGCCCCTCACCGTCCCCATCAGCGATGCCAAGGTCTTCACCGGCAGGCAGAAGCCCATGACCGAGGTGGTGTTCCTGTTTGCCGAGATCACCACAGAGCAAGGGCACAGTGGCCTTGGCTTCAGTTACTCCAAGCGCGCTGGCGGCCCCGCGCAGTATGCCCACGCCAAGGAAGTTGCAGAAGGCATCATCGGCGAGGACCCCAACGACATCGGGAAGATCTACACCAAGCTCCTCTGGGCGGGCGCCTCGGTTGGCCGCTCCGGCGTAGCAACACAGGCTCTGGCCGCAATAGACATCGCACTCTATGACCTCAAAGCCAAGCGCGCCGGTCTCCCCCTGGCCAAGTTGCTGGGTTCCTACCGCGACTCGGTTCAGACTTACAACACCTCCGGCGGCTTCCTCAACGCCACCCTGGACGAGGTCAAGGAACGCGCCACACGCTCCCTTGATGAGGGTATTGGCGGCATCAAGATCAAGGTGGGCCTGCCCGACTCCAAGGAAGACCTGCGCCGTGTGGCCGGGGTCCGCGAGCACATTGGCTGGGACGTCCCGCTCATGGTGGACGCCAACCAGCAATGGGACCGGGCCACCGCGTTGCGCATGGGCCGGCAGCTGGAGGAATTCAACCTGATCTGGATCGAAGAGCCGCTGGACGCCTATGACTTCGAAGGCCACGCGCACCTGGCACAGGTCCTGGACACGCCCATCGCCACAGGTGAGATGCTCGCTTCCGTCGCAGAACACAAGGGCCTCATTAACGCCAACAGCTGCGACATCATCCAGCCGGATGCCCCCCGCGTTGGCGGCATCACTCAATTCCTGAGGCTCGCAGCGTTGGCGGATGAACGCGGGCTGGGCCTGGCACCGCACTTCGCCATGGAAATCCACCTCCATCTGGCCGCAGCGTACCCCCGCGAGCCGTGGGTGGAGCACTTCGACTGGCTGGACCCGCTGTTCGAGGAGCGCCTGGAAACCAAGAACGGCCGCATGATCGTTCCGGACCGCCCCGGGCTTGGCGTCACCCTCAGCAATCAGGCACGCGTGTGGACCACCGAATCCGTGGAATTCGGCGCGTAA
- a CDS encoding TetR/AcrR family transcriptional regulator, whose amino-acid sequence MLETQAAERPPMPAPTPAPPAVPARRRAGRPTAAVLDQDGITTAALELISTKGYDGLTMAALARSLGVAPSALYNHVASKDDVLLLVEDHLAAMVDVSAFGVEPWDAAVRRWAWSYRDVFSEHTPLIPVIAVLPVANAPKTLAMYEAVTAGFRDAGFPEEKIISAIVAIEAFVFGAAYDVTAPEDIFDAGNLAEQVPNFTAAVDRLALERHERPTDVAFSLGLEALITGFGALRA is encoded by the coding sequence ATGCTTGAGACACAGGCAGCAGAAAGGCCTCCGATGCCCGCACCAACGCCCGCCCCTCCCGCGGTTCCCGCGCGCCGCCGTGCCGGCAGACCCACTGCTGCGGTCCTGGACCAGGACGGCATTACGACGGCGGCCCTTGAATTGATCAGCACCAAGGGTTACGACGGACTCACCATGGCGGCCCTTGCTCGTTCCTTGGGCGTGGCGCCTTCCGCCCTGTACAACCATGTCGCCTCCAAAGATGACGTCCTTCTGCTGGTGGAAGACCATCTGGCTGCGATGGTGGACGTCTCCGCTTTTGGGGTGGAGCCGTGGGATGCCGCTGTGCGCCGCTGGGCTTGGTCCTACCGCGACGTTTTCTCGGAGCATACGCCGCTGATCCCCGTGATTGCAGTGCTTCCTGTGGCAAACGCCCCCAAAACCCTCGCGATGTACGAGGCCGTGACCGCCGGATTCCGCGACGCCGGGTTCCCGGAGGAGAAAATCATCTCCGCGATCGTCGCCATTGAGGCGTTTGTCTTCGGGGCCGCTTACGACGTCACCGCACCGGAGGACATCTTCGACGCCGGCAACCTCGCCGAGCAGGTCCCCAACTTCACGGCCGCTGTGGACCGGTTGGCTCTTGAACGGCATGAGCGTCCCACCGATGTTGCCTTTAGTCTGGGGCTTGAAGCGCTGATCACGGGATTCGGAGCGCTGCGGGCGTAG
- a CDS encoding flavin monoamine oxidase family protein, protein MQNLDRDVVIVGAGPSGLTAARELKKAGLSVAVLEARDRVGGRTWTDTIDGAMLEIGGQWVSPDQTVLMELLDELGLKMYSRYRDGESVYIGADGKRTQYTGDTFPVNETTKAEMDKLVAILDELAAEIGPTEPWAHPKARELDTISFHHWLRQNSSDEEACNNIGLFIAGGMLTKPAHAFSALQAVLMAASAGSFSHLTDEDFILDKRVIGGMQQVSLLQAAELGDDVVLNSPVRTIKWDEGNVTVVSEQATVNARFVIMAVPPNLYSRVSFEPPLPRRQHQMHQHQSLGLVIKVHAVYDTPFWREEGLSGTGFSAGALVQEVYDNTNHGDTRGTLVGFVSDEKADAVFELSAEDRKKAILESIAGFLGDKALTPEVYYESDWGSEEWTRGAYASSYDLGGLHRYGKDQHANVGPIYWSSSDLAAEGYQHVDGAVRMGQATAARIVEANKLASVAV, encoded by the coding sequence ATGCAGAATCTTGATCGCGACGTTGTGATCGTCGGCGCCGGACCGTCAGGGCTGACGGCGGCACGCGAATTGAAGAAGGCCGGACTCAGCGTCGCAGTGCTCGAAGCACGCGACCGCGTGGGCGGCCGCACCTGGACCGACACCATTGACGGCGCAATGCTGGAAATTGGCGGCCAGTGGGTTTCCCCGGACCAGACGGTCCTCATGGAGCTGCTGGACGAGCTCGGACTGAAAATGTACTCGCGCTACCGCGACGGAGAGTCCGTCTACATCGGCGCCGACGGCAAGCGCACCCAGTACACCGGCGACACGTTCCCGGTCAACGAAACCACCAAGGCCGAGATGGACAAGCTCGTAGCCATCCTGGACGAACTTGCTGCCGAGATCGGCCCCACCGAGCCCTGGGCCCACCCTAAAGCTCGCGAGCTGGACACCATCTCCTTCCACCACTGGCTCCGCCAGAACTCCAGCGACGAGGAAGCCTGCAACAACATCGGCCTCTTCATCGCCGGTGGCATGCTCACCAAGCCCGCCCACGCTTTCTCCGCACTGCAGGCAGTCCTCATGGCCGCCTCGGCAGGCTCCTTCAGCCACCTCACGGATGAGGACTTCATCCTCGACAAGCGGGTCATCGGCGGCATGCAGCAGGTTTCGCTGCTGCAGGCAGCAGAGCTGGGTGACGACGTCGTACTTAACAGCCCGGTCCGCACCATCAAGTGGGACGAGGGCAACGTAACTGTCGTGTCCGAGCAGGCAACGGTCAACGCCCGCTTCGTGATCATGGCCGTGCCGCCCAACCTGTACTCCCGCGTCTCGTTCGAGCCCCCGCTCCCGCGCCGCCAGCACCAGATGCACCAGCACCAGTCGCTTGGCCTGGTCATCAAGGTTCACGCCGTGTACGACACCCCGTTCTGGCGCGAAGAAGGACTCTCCGGCACGGGCTTCAGCGCCGGTGCACTGGTCCAGGAGGTCTACGACAACACCAACCACGGCGACACCCGCGGCACCTTGGTGGGCTTCGTGTCCGACGAAAAGGCCGACGCCGTGTTCGAGCTCAGCGCTGAAGACCGCAAGAAAGCGATCCTCGAATCCATCGCCGGTTTCCTTGGCGACAAGGCACTGACCCCTGAGGTCTACTACGAGTCCGATTGGGGCTCCGAAGAGTGGACCCGCGGCGCGTACGCTTCCAGCTACGACCTCGGCGGCCTGCACCGCTACGGCAAGGACCAGCACGCCAACGTTGGACCGATCTACTGGTCCTCGTCAGACCTCGCAGCCGAGGGCTACCAGCACGTTGACGGCGCAGTCCGCATGGGCCAGGCAACAGCGGCCCGTATTGTCGAAGCCAACAAGCTGGCTTCGGTAGCTGTCTAA
- a CDS encoding universal stress protein — protein sequence MRYVVGYTANARGHDAVHLAVALARNHDVSLDLVLVIPEDSPFNAVYPPETGYNDILNEQAQRWLDEGLALVPADVTARAHIRRGDSEAQTLIDAAVEMNAAVLVIGATNGGLLKRFTIGSVASSLLHSSPVPVALAPHGYQRTEPLTRLSCGFGTRPGADELLDVAVESARDRGLPLRLVSLLALDGGDSPQLLDAAWMHAADRIAAVDGSPAGSQLPEPEIVVAQGRTVEEAVDRLDWEDGEILLIGSSRLAQHRATFLGSTANRILRALPVPMIVVPRDYTRQSS from the coding sequence ATGCGCTACGTAGTGGGTTACACCGCCAACGCGAGGGGGCACGACGCCGTTCACCTTGCCGTTGCGTTGGCCCGGAACCACGATGTCAGCCTGGACCTGGTCCTGGTGATCCCGGAAGATTCCCCGTTCAACGCTGTGTACCCGCCTGAGACCGGCTACAACGACATCCTCAACGAGCAAGCGCAGCGCTGGTTGGACGAAGGCCTCGCACTGGTTCCGGCCGACGTCACCGCCCGGGCACACATCCGCCGCGGCGACTCCGAAGCGCAAACGCTGATCGACGCTGCCGTGGAGATGAACGCTGCGGTCTTGGTTATCGGAGCTACCAACGGTGGCCTGCTCAAGCGGTTCACCATCGGCTCGGTAGCCAGTTCGCTGCTCCATTCGTCGCCGGTTCCGGTGGCCTTGGCACCTCACGGATACCAGCGCACGGAGCCCCTCACACGCCTGAGCTGCGGTTTTGGAACGCGGCCGGGTGCTGACGAACTGCTCGACGTCGCAGTCGAGTCCGCTCGGGACCGTGGCCTTCCGCTGCGGCTTGTTTCCTTATTGGCTCTCGACGGCGGTGACTCGCCTCAGCTGCTCGACGCGGCGTGGATGCATGCCGCTGACCGAATTGCCGCCGTCGACGGTTCCCCGGCAGGTTCGCAGCTGCCGGAGCCCGAGATCGTGGTGGCGCAAGGCCGCACCGTCGAAGAAGCCGTTGACCGGCTCGACTGGGAAGACGGCGAAATCCTGCTGATCGGCTCCAGCCGCCTGGCCCAGCACCGGGCCACCTTCCTGGGCAGCACCGCCAACCGGATCCTGCGTGCCCTGCCCGTTCCCATGATCGTGGTACCCCGCGACTACACGCGACAAAGCTCCTAG